One Lysinibacillus sp. OF-1 DNA segment encodes these proteins:
- a CDS encoding DUF1700 domain-containing protein — translation MDRASYLKQLRGKLRRLPAHELDAALTYYEEYFAEAGEENEQQVMSQLGSPSHVASQILADFALKDLETSSAKSTKKNMSAIWLIILAILSAPLSLPLLATAIALIFSFGAVIVSLILAIIATVISIFAGGIVALISGFLILTEHWPTALLFMGAGLVVTGLGVLLFPFVTRFIKKTVLVSVEALGRLFHKITKKRKGGF, via the coding sequence ATGGATAGAGCAAGCTATTTGAAACAGCTACGAGGAAAATTACGTCGGCTTCCTGCGCATGAGTTAGATGCTGCACTTACTTATTATGAAGAATACTTTGCGGAAGCTGGAGAGGAAAATGAGCAACAGGTCATGTCGCAACTTGGCTCCCCTTCTCATGTCGCCTCACAAATATTAGCTGATTTCGCACTAAAGGATTTGGAAACCTCCTCAGCCAAATCAACGAAAAAGAATATGTCAGCCATTTGGCTCATTATTCTAGCCATATTGTCTGCGCCACTTTCACTGCCATTACTGGCAACAGCTATTGCACTTATTTTTTCATTCGGCGCAGTCATCGTCAGCTTGATCCTGGCTATTATCGCGACAGTCATTAGTATTTTTGCTGGTGGCATCGTAGCCCTTATTTCAGGCTTCTTGATTTTAACAGAGCATTGGCCTACTGCACTGCTCTTTATGGGTGCGGGATTGGTTGTAACGGGCTTAGGTGTCCTACTCTTTCCTTTTGTCACACGTTTTATTAAGAAAACGGTTCTTGTTTCTGTTGAAGCATTAGGAAGACTATTCCACAAAATAACGAAAAAACGGAAAGGGGGCTTCTAA
- a CDS encoding biotin--[acetyl-CoA-carboxylase] ligase: protein MTISMKDEILKRILAADGEAVSGQELADSLGVSRTAVWKHMQTLQEEGYTFETIKKKGYVLTGVPNSLNPTQIELFLKTAHFGREIHYYDVVDSTQTIAHKLAQEGAPHGTIIIGEEQTAGRGRMARPWESAHGTGIWMTIIVRPDVTPQQASSYTLVVAVAVTMAIKTLYKHVEPAIKWPNDLLINGKKCTGILTEMQAEADLVQALLVGIGINANQAAADFSPDIADIATSLRLEAGEEINRAALVASILHYLEQFTELYVKEGFASIKTLWQQLSCTIGQRIEVKTLRERFEGIASGITDDGVLQLTQDNGIIRTIYAGDIKIL, encoded by the coding sequence ATGACAATTTCCATGAAAGACGAAATTTTAAAAAGAATACTGGCTGCTGATGGTGAAGCAGTTTCAGGTCAGGAATTAGCAGATTCTTTGGGTGTCTCTCGGACGGCTGTCTGGAAGCATATGCAGACATTGCAGGAGGAAGGGTATACATTTGAAACCATCAAGAAAAAGGGGTATGTATTGACGGGTGTACCTAATAGCTTGAATCCAACCCAAATTGAGCTCTTTTTAAAGACAGCGCATTTTGGACGTGAAATCCATTATTATGATGTGGTAGATTCTACACAAACGATTGCGCATAAGCTAGCTCAAGAAGGAGCCCCACACGGTACGATCATTATTGGTGAGGAACAAACAGCGGGGCGTGGCCGTATGGCGCGTCCTTGGGAATCTGCACATGGTACTGGGATTTGGATGACCATTATTGTACGACCTGATGTTACCCCCCAACAGGCATCCTCCTATACACTTGTGGTGGCAGTAGCAGTTACAATGGCTATCAAAACATTATATAAGCATGTAGAACCAGCCATTAAATGGCCCAACGATTTATTAATTAATGGCAAAAAATGTACAGGTATTTTAACGGAGATGCAGGCAGAGGCTGATCTTGTGCAAGCTTTACTTGTTGGGATTGGCATAAATGCGAACCAAGCAGCAGCTGATTTTTCACCTGATATAGCAGATATAGCTACTTCATTACGATTAGAGGCTGGAGAAGAAATCAACCGCGCAGCCCTTGTGGCATCTATCTTGCACTATTTAGAACAATTTACAGAGTTATATGTGAAAGAGGGCTTCGCGAGTATCAAAACGCTATGGCAGCAATTATCCTGTACAATTGGTCAACGTATAGAGGTGAAGACATTACGTGAACGTTTTGAAGGGATTGCTAGTGGAATTACAGATGATGGCGTTTTACAGCTTACTCAGGACAATGGGATAATCCGAACGATTTATGCAGGGGACATTAAAATATTATAG
- the mgsA gene encoding methylglyoxal synthase — MKIALIAHDRKKDNLVQFAIAYKDILLEHTLYATGTTGQRVIEATGLEVTRFRSGPLGGDQQIGAMIANNDMDMVIFFRDPLTAQPHEPDVSALIRLCDVYQVPLATNMGTAEILLKGLQEGFVDWRLIQERRN; from the coding sequence ATGAAAATCGCATTGATTGCACATGATCGTAAAAAAGACAATTTAGTACAGTTTGCTATTGCTTACAAAGATATTTTACTTGAACATACGCTATATGCTACTGGAACAACGGGACAACGTGTCATTGAAGCTACTGGTTTAGAAGTCACACGTTTTCGTTCGGGGCCGCTTGGTGGCGACCAACAAATTGGTGCTATGATTGCCAATAACGATATGGACATGGTTATTTTTTTCCGTGATCCATTAACAGCACAACCACATGAGCCAGATGTTTCTGCACTTATCCGTCTTTGTGATGTTTACCAAGTGCCACTGGCAACAAATATGGGAACAGCAGAAATATTATTAAAAGGCCTACAAGAGGGCTTTGTGGATTGGAGACTGATACAAGAAAGACGTAACTAA
- the panD gene encoding aspartate 1-decarboxylase: protein MLRMMMNSKIHRATVTQADLNYVGSITIDEDILDAVGMLANEKVHVVNNNNGARFETYIIAGERGSGVICVNGAAARLVQRGDIVIIISYVYVDNHEAKEHKPTVAIMGEGNTIKEMIAHEPEATVM, encoded by the coding sequence ATGTTACGTATGATGATGAATAGTAAAATCCACCGTGCAACAGTGACACAGGCGGATTTAAATTACGTCGGCTCCATAACAATTGATGAAGATATTTTAGATGCAGTAGGTATGCTAGCAAATGAAAAAGTACATGTCGTGAATAATAATAATGGTGCTCGTTTTGAAACATATATCATTGCTGGTGAACGAGGTTCAGGCGTAATTTGTGTGAATGGTGCAGCAGCGCGACTTGTGCAACGTGGTGATATTGTGATCATTATTTCCTATGTCTATGTGGATAATCATGAAGCCAAAGAGCATAAACCAACAGTGGCCATTATGGGAGAGGGCAATACTATTAAAGAAATGATTGCACATGAGCCAGAAGCAACAGTGATGTAG
- a CDS encoding PadR family transcriptional regulator — translation MTFQLGSALLDACVLAIVDKEDAYGYSLTQQVQSVMEISESTLYPVLRRLQKAHYLTTYDQPYQGRNRRYYQITEQGRIRLLELLKEWQVYKEKVDCVLLGGNLDG, via the coding sequence ATGACATTTCAGCTTGGTTCAGCTTTACTTGATGCTTGTGTATTGGCTATCGTCGATAAAGAGGACGCCTATGGCTATTCTTTAACACAGCAAGTACAATCGGTCATGGAGATTTCGGAGTCTACACTGTACCCAGTATTACGCCGCTTACAAAAAGCACATTACTTAACAACATACGATCAGCCCTATCAAGGTAGAAATAGACGCTATTATCAAATTACAGAGCAAGGACGTATACGATTATTAGAGCTATTAAAAGAATGGCAAGTGTATAAGGAAAAGGTTGATTGTGTACTTTTAGGAGGGAATTTAGATGGATAG
- a CDS encoding nucleotide pyrophosphohydrolase produces the protein MTDQLTMQALQQRVDDYIGQFKEGYFPPFELLARLTEELGELSREVQDVYGQKKKKSTEDTNSIEEELGDFLFVLVCFANAQGIKLDEALLRVIHKFETRDKDRWTRKDEE, from the coding sequence ATGACAGATCAATTAACAATGCAAGCATTGCAACAGCGTGTTGATGATTATATAGGACAATTTAAAGAAGGCTATTTCCCACCATTTGAGCTACTTGCGCGTTTAACAGAAGAATTAGGTGAACTGTCACGTGAGGTTCAGGATGTATATGGCCAAAAAAAGAAAAAAAGCACAGAGGACACAAATAGCATTGAAGAAGAGCTAGGAGATTTTCTCTTTGTACTAGTATGTTTTGCAAATGCACAAGGTATTAAACTAGATGAAGCACTTTTACGCGTCATACATAAATTTGAAACTAGAGATAAGGATCGTTGGACTAGAAAGGATGAAGAATGA
- the panB gene encoding 3-methyl-2-oxobutanoate hydroxymethyltransferase has product MKTTTDFLKMKAAGEKIVMVTAYDYPAATFAEDAGVDMILVGDSLGMVVLGYDSTMPVTVADMIHHAKAVRRGAKDTFMVVDMPFGSYHGDVNETLTTAIAMMQQTGADALKVEGAGEVIAVIRKLTSAGIPVVAHLGLLPQSAGVLGGYKVQGKTAEQAATLIEEAKQCEEAGACAVVLECIPHQLTEVVSASLMIPTIGIGAGVEADGQVLVYHDMLSYGSHHVPKFVQQFADMGKEASAGMVRYVEAVKAGTFPAPKHFFTMKEEALDKLYGGVQA; this is encoded by the coding sequence ATGAAAACGACGACAGATTTTTTAAAGATGAAAGCAGCAGGCGAAAAAATCGTAATGGTGACGGCCTATGATTATCCGGCTGCTACATTCGCTGAAGACGCTGGTGTCGATATGATACTGGTCGGTGATTCACTTGGAATGGTCGTGCTTGGCTATGATTCTACAATGCCAGTGACTGTAGCGGATATGATTCATCATGCTAAAGCGGTTCGACGTGGAGCAAAGGATACGTTTATGGTCGTGGATATGCCATTCGGTTCTTATCATGGCGATGTCAATGAAACATTAACAACAGCCATTGCGATGATGCAACAAACTGGGGCTGATGCCTTAAAGGTAGAGGGAGCGGGTGAGGTTATTGCTGTCATTCGTAAATTAACATCAGCTGGTATTCCTGTCGTTGCTCATTTAGGTTTATTGCCACAGTCAGCAGGGGTGCTAGGCGGTTATAAAGTACAAGGAAAAACGGCTGAACAGGCTGCCACGTTAATTGAAGAAGCAAAACAATGCGAAGAAGCGGGTGCTTGTGCAGTCGTATTAGAATGTATCCCTCACCAGCTGACTGAGGTTGTCTCCGCTAGTTTAATGATTCCGACCATTGGCATTGGTGCAGGAGTAGAAGCTGATGGACAAGTGCTGGTGTATCATGACATGTTAAGCTACGGCTCACATCATGTGCCGAAGTTTGTTCAACAATTTGCCGATATGGGCAAAGAAGCAAGCGCTGGCATGGTTCGCTATGTTGAAGCTGTGAAAGCAGGTACTTTCCCTGCACCAAAGCATTTCTTTACGATGAAAGAAGAAGCATTAGATAAGTTATATGGGGGCGTCCAAGCATGA
- a CDS encoding YitT family protein, producing MLKQIKIRNIIAIMLGAAVFSFGFVHFNIQNQLGEGGLSGITLILYFTLGWDPALMNLLLNIPMFIIGYRLLGKKSFVYTLVGTLSVSLFLKIFQKYQFTIHLEDDMLLVALFAGVFVGLGLGIVFRFGGTTGGVDILARLGHKYFGWSMGKTMFVFDAIVIILSWLTFLDARSMMYTLVAVFVGARVIDFVQEGAYAARGALIISEKSGAIAETIALRMERGITILEGHGHFTKQPKEVIYCVIGRNEVVRLKSIVHEVDPHAFVSIIEVRDVAGEGFTLDDQKQPLH from the coding sequence ATGCTAAAACAGATTAAAATTCGTAATATTATCGCAATTATGCTCGGAGCCGCCGTTTTTAGCTTCGGCTTTGTTCACTTCAACATCCAAAATCAGCTGGGTGAAGGTGGGCTAAGTGGGATTACACTCATACTGTACTTTACATTAGGATGGGACCCCGCCTTAATGAACCTATTATTAAATATTCCCATGTTTATCATAGGTTATCGATTGCTTGGAAAGAAATCATTTGTCTATACACTTGTCGGCACTTTATCTGTCTCTCTTTTTCTAAAGATTTTTCAAAAATACCAATTTACCATTCATTTAGAGGATGACATGTTACTTGTGGCACTTTTTGCTGGTGTCTTCGTCGGACTTGGACTTGGTATTGTTTTTCGCTTTGGCGGCACTACAGGTGGAGTCGATATTTTGGCTCGGCTTGGTCATAAATATTTTGGCTGGAGTATGGGGAAAACTATGTTTGTCTTCGATGCCATTGTCATCATCCTTTCGTGGCTAACGTTCTTAGATGCTCGATCGATGATGTATACACTAGTTGCTGTATTTGTAGGTGCTCGTGTTATTGACTTTGTCCAAGAAGGTGCCTACGCTGCACGTGGTGCTCTTATTATATCTGAAAAGTCTGGTGCAATTGCTGAAACGATCGCGCTACGAATGGAGCGAGGGATAACGATCTTAGAAGGTCATGGTCATTTTACCAAACAGCCTAAAGAAGTGATCTATTGTGTCATTGGCCGCAATGAAGTTGTACGATTAAAATCAATTGTGCATGAAGTCGACCCGCACGCCTTTGTTTCCATTATAGAAGTACGAGATGTGGCTGGGGAAGGCTTCACCTTAGACGATCAAAAGCAGCCACTGCATTAA
- the bshA gene encoding N-acetyl-alpha-D-glucosaminyl L-malate synthase BshA has product MKKLKIGITCYPTVGGSGVIATELGKMLAERGHEIHFITSSVPFRLNKIYPTVFFHEVEVNNYSVFQYSPYDIALASKMADVIKDEELDVLHVHYAIPHAVCAVLAREMSGRDVGIVTTLHGTDISVLGQDSTLSQAIKYGIDKSDIVTTVSHALKEQTYELIDTVKPIETIYNFVDEREYYPRNSGNLKEQFGIQEDEKVLIHVSNFRKIKNLPDIIDAFMKIRANMKAKLLLVGDGPEKHRVMDQVKESLYMKDVLFLGKQENLAELYAISDMKLLLSQQESFGLVLLEAMACGVPCIGSNVGGIPEVIEHGVDGYIVELGDTDAVAAYATHLLQDEELLLRFREAAIRAVDNKFHSSKIVEQYEKMYEKVAERNHAKQ; this is encoded by the coding sequence ATGAAAAAGCTAAAAATCGGCATTACCTGTTATCCTACAGTTGGTGGCTCTGGTGTCATTGCAACAGAATTAGGCAAAATGCTTGCAGAAAGAGGACATGAAATTCATTTCATCACCTCAAGCGTACCATTTCGATTGAATAAAATTTATCCAACCGTCTTTTTCCATGAAGTCGAAGTTAATAATTATTCAGTGTTTCAATATTCTCCATACGATATTGCATTAGCGAGTAAAATGGCAGACGTCATTAAGGATGAAGAGTTGGATGTGTTGCATGTGCATTATGCCATCCCACATGCGGTATGTGCGGTATTAGCACGTGAAATGAGTGGTCGAGATGTTGGCATCGTCACAACCCTTCATGGCACAGATATATCGGTGCTTGGGCAAGATTCTACGTTGTCACAAGCCATTAAGTATGGAATTGATAAATCTGATATTGTGACAACGGTGTCACATGCATTAAAAGAACAAACCTATGAATTGATTGATACAGTAAAACCAATTGAAACGATTTATAACTTTGTGGATGAGCGTGAGTACTATCCTCGTAATTCAGGAAATTTAAAAGAGCAATTTGGTATTCAAGAAGATGAAAAAGTGCTTATTCATGTGTCAAACTTCCGTAAAATTAAGAATCTTCCGGATATTATAGATGCCTTTATGAAAATTCGGGCTAATATGAAGGCGAAACTCTTATTGGTAGGAGATGGTCCAGAAAAGCATCGTGTCATGGATCAAGTAAAGGAAAGTCTGTATATGAAGGATGTTTTATTTTTAGGGAAACAGGAAAATTTAGCAGAATTATATGCGATTAGCGATATGAAACTACTACTTTCACAGCAGGAATCGTTTGGACTGGTTTTATTAGAAGCAATGGCTTGTGGCGTACCTTGTATTGGGTCAAATGTAGGCGGTATACCAGAAGTTATTGAACATGGTGTAGATGGCTATATTGTGGAATTAGGGGACACAGATGCAGTTGCAGCGTATGCGACCCATTTACTGCAGGATGAAGAGCTATTATTGCGTTTCCGGGAAGCGGCCATCCGTGCAGTAGATAACAAATTCCACTCATCTAAAATTGTTGAACAATATGAAAAAATGTATGAGAAGGTTGCGGAAAGAAATCATGCAAAACAATAA
- a CDS encoding DUF4097 family beta strand repeat-containing protein, with product MTSKNTLIAMTMIALGILLALVGYFSGGRWLIFKDADGLHVPSHTNLVSQSHELDTFTSINIVNDYGDIEIIARDNDYRLETQVFEQQDVTYHIDNGVLTIETKAKKRDGFQFGFNNFSSPSIKLYVPKDTKVESVVIDSDFGDTAVRGLHYEELQLMQDYGDITFTNTTGDKTEITQSFGDLTLQQYASNGISIESEHGDITIDGTLNGQSTISSSFGDMTLHLQNKQSDLGYDLKTSFGDITMDGEEQSGKVTQVTNGDHQLHVSLSHGDLDVSLK from the coding sequence ATGACATCTAAAAATACCCTTATCGCCATGACAATGATTGCATTAGGTATTTTACTTGCATTGGTTGGTTATTTTTCGGGCGGTCGCTGGCTTATTTTCAAAGATGCCGACGGTCTTCACGTCCCAAGCCATACAAATCTAGTGAGTCAATCACATGAGTTAGATACGTTTACAAGTATTAATATAGTGAATGACTATGGAGATATTGAAATTATTGCGAGAGATAACGACTATAGATTAGAGACACAGGTCTTTGAGCAGCAAGACGTAACCTATCATATAGACAATGGTGTTTTAACGATTGAAACAAAGGCGAAGAAAAGGGATGGTTTTCAATTTGGCTTTAATAACTTTTCTTCTCCCTCTATCAAGCTCTATGTCCCGAAAGATACAAAAGTAGAGTCAGTTGTAATAGACAGTGATTTTGGTGATACAGCTGTTCGTGGATTACATTATGAGGAGCTTCAACTCATGCAAGATTACGGAGATATTACCTTCACTAACACGACTGGTGACAAAACAGAGATTACACAGTCCTTTGGTGATTTGACGCTCCAACAATATGCTAGTAACGGCATTAGCATTGAAAGTGAGCATGGTGACATCACTATAGATGGTACATTAAATGGTCAATCCACCATTTCTTCTAGCTTTGGCGATATGACACTTCACTTACAAAACAAACAAAGTGATTTAGGCTATGACTTAAAAACTAGTTTCGGTGATATTACGATGGATGGTGAAGAACAAAGTGGCAAGGTGACGCAAGTAACTAATGGTGACCATCAACTGCATGTTTCCTTATCACATGGTGATTTAGATGTATCACTGAAGTAA
- the panC gene encoding pantoate--beta-alanine ligase, with protein MRVVTTIQALAEEINAAKQAHQTIGLVPTMGYLHEGHLTLAQTARAENDVVVMSIFVNPTQFGPNEDFESYPRDLPRDTALAQSVGVDIMFAPSVEEMYPHDGGIRIQAGEQATILCGASRPGHFDGVLQIVSKLFHLAQPTRAYFGQKDAQQVAIIATMVRDFNFPLEIRVVPIVREEDGLAKSSRNVYLSETERQEAPAIYEALQLARDSFLANGDAVRALAKAKAHIHARTHGQIDYIQILAYPDLTPVTATTQQALLAAAVYIGKTRLIDNCIFTVKEGL; from the coding sequence ATGAGAGTCGTAACTACCATACAAGCATTAGCTGAAGAAATAAACGCAGCCAAGCAGGCTCATCAAACCATTGGACTTGTTCCGACGATGGGCTATTTACATGAAGGTCATTTAACATTGGCACAAACAGCTCGTGCTGAAAATGATGTAGTCGTTATGAGTATATTCGTCAACCCAACACAATTTGGACCAAATGAAGATTTTGAAAGCTATCCTCGTGATTTACCTAGAGATACTGCATTGGCACAGTCTGTTGGTGTTGATATTATGTTTGCACCAAGTGTGGAAGAAATGTATCCCCACGATGGTGGCATCCGTATACAGGCTGGTGAGCAAGCAACCATTCTTTGTGGTGCGAGTCGTCCAGGCCATTTTGATGGCGTGTTACAGATTGTCTCGAAATTATTTCACTTAGCACAACCAACTCGGGCTTATTTTGGACAAAAGGATGCACAGCAAGTTGCCATTATTGCAACGATGGTACGTGATTTTAATTTCCCATTAGAAATACGTGTTGTCCCAATTGTCCGTGAGGAAGACGGTTTAGCGAAATCTTCTCGCAATGTCTATTTAAGTGAGACAGAGCGACAGGAGGCCCCAGCCATCTATGAAGCATTACAATTGGCACGTGATAGCTTTCTAGCGAATGGTGATGCTGTGCGTGCACTGGCTAAAGCAAAAGCTCATATTCATGCACGAACGCATGGTCAGATTGACTATATCCAAATATTAGCTTACCCAGATTTAACACCCGTGACTGCTACGACACAGCAAGCTCTGTTGGCAGCAGCTGTCTATATAGGTAAAACACGCTTAATCGATAATTGTATCTTTACTGTGAAAGAAGGACTGTAA
- the dapB gene encoding 4-hydroxy-tetrahydrodipicolinate reductase, which translates to MSIRVAIAGARGKMGAEAVHTVMKHDKMELVAVLDYKEVGKTLADLDMFPASYTVPIFTEMHDLVEVTAPDVLVDLTNPHAVYKHTKEALNLNVRPVIGTTGFTDTQLEELSAMAKEKELGCIIAPNFAIGAILMMKFAKEAAKYLPDVEVIEMHHDQKLDAPSGTALKTAQLIQEARMQKTQGHPEEKETIKGARGGDFDGMRIHSVRLPGLVAHQQVLFGGDGQLLTIRHDSLNRNSFMSGVAFCIEEVMKMDQLVYGLENII; encoded by the coding sequence ATGTCGATTCGTGTAGCCATTGCGGGTGCAAGAGGAAAAATGGGGGCTGAGGCTGTACATACGGTCATGAAACATGACAAAATGGAATTAGTAGCTGTACTAGATTATAAGGAAGTAGGAAAAACATTAGCTGATTTAGACATGTTTCCAGCAAGCTATACGGTACCTATATTTACTGAAATGCATGACCTTGTAGAAGTCACTGCACCAGATGTATTAGTAGATTTAACCAACCCACATGCAGTCTATAAGCATACTAAGGAAGCATTGAATTTAAATGTACGACCTGTAATTGGTACAACAGGATTTACAGATACACAACTAGAAGAATTATCAGCCATGGCCAAAGAAAAAGAGTTGGGTTGCATTATTGCACCAAACTTTGCGATTGGCGCTATCCTAATGATGAAATTTGCAAAAGAAGCGGCCAAATACTTACCAGATGTAGAGGTTATTGAAATGCACCATGATCAAAAGCTCGATGCACCATCTGGGACAGCGTTAAAAACAGCACAGCTAATACAAGAGGCCCGTATGCAAAAGACTCAAGGACACCCAGAGGAAAAGGAAACCATTAAAGGTGCAAGAGGTGGAGACTTTGATGGCATGCGCATTCACTCCGTTCGTTTACCTGGTTTAGTGGCACACCAGCAAGTATTATTTGGAGGAGATGGGCAGCTACTGACGATTCGCCATGATTCATTAAACCGAAACTCCTTCATGTCAGGCGTTGCATTTTGCATAGAAGAGGTTATGAAAATGGATCAGCTTGTTTATGGTTTAGAAAACATCATCTAA
- a CDS encoding CCA tRNA nucleotidyltransferase — protein MQNNKEWQAAYSVIEQLEQAGYEAVIVGGAVRDTLLNRPAHDVDVATNALPEEVKSVFPRTVDIGIQHGTVLVIVPAGPVEVTTYRTDGEYTDHRRPEKVQFVRSLQEDLQRRDFTMNAIAMRLDGSYVDYYGGYQDIEKHMIRAVGDAQQRFSEDALRMLRAVRFSAQLDFAIAADTMSAIQTRASDIAFIARERIKAELDKLWVGQAVFGGIQKLEESGLAAYLPGDFQAEYWRGFHTEDKLLGWAYFALLQGTDWREIVRDYRLSNKEMAFVKSVLSAYEALKEGWTNTHYFMYTAQELEAAQYFARLRQLDAALPQLSIRELQAMLPIQQKQDLVVNGADLLKWSGKKGGPWLKDALEDMLSAIIHHELQNDRQQIKNWLEQHYF, from the coding sequence ATGCAAAACAATAAAGAATGGCAGGCAGCCTATTCAGTCATTGAACAACTAGAACAGGCTGGCTATGAGGCAGTTATTGTGGGTGGCGCTGTAAGGGATACTTTACTTAATCGCCCAGCTCATGATGTAGATGTTGCTACAAATGCCTTGCCTGAAGAAGTGAAATCGGTATTTCCACGAACTGTAGATATTGGGATTCAGCATGGGACGGTACTTGTTATCGTACCCGCTGGACCTGTTGAAGTGACTACCTATCGGACAGACGGGGAATACACGGATCACCGTCGTCCAGAAAAAGTACAATTTGTACGTTCACTGCAAGAAGATTTACAACGTCGAGACTTTACGATGAATGCCATTGCAATGCGTCTTGATGGCTCTTATGTGGATTATTACGGTGGTTACCAAGATATTGAAAAGCATATGATTCGAGCAGTAGGAGATGCACAACAACGTTTTTCAGAAGACGCTTTACGCATGCTGCGAGCGGTACGCTTTTCAGCACAGCTTGATTTTGCCATAGCAGCAGATACAATGTCTGCGATTCAAACTAGAGCATCTGATATTGCTTTTATCGCAAGGGAACGGATCAAAGCAGAGCTCGATAAGCTATGGGTAGGACAAGCAGTTTTTGGTGGTATTCAAAAATTAGAGGAAAGTGGTTTGGCTGCCTATTTACCAGGTGACTTTCAGGCTGAGTATTGGCGTGGCTTTCATACAGAGGACAAGCTCTTGGGCTGGGCTTATTTTGCCTTACTGCAAGGGACAGATTGGCGAGAGATAGTGAGAGATTACCGCCTATCTAATAAAGAAATGGCGTTTGTCAAATCGGTTTTGAGCGCATATGAAGCGTTAAAAGAGGGATGGACAAATACCCATTATTTTATGTACACAGCACAAGAGTTAGAGGCTGCCCAATATTTTGCACGGCTTCGCCAATTGGACGCAGCGCTACCACAGCTGTCTATTCGAGAATTACAGGCAATGCTGCCCATTCAGCAAAAGCAAGATTTAGTGGTGAATGGGGCGGATTTATTAAAATGGTCTGGAAAAAAGGGTGGACCATGGCTAAAAGATGCATTGGAGGACATGTTGAGCGCTATTATTCATCATGAACTCCAAAATGATCGACAACAGATTAAAAACTGGCTAGAGCAGCACTATTTCTAG